AGCTGCACGTTCAGTTTCACAGTTTATAGCTTTCGAAGTCCCCATATTGCTTGTTGCTCTTGCCATTGCCATGATGACGGGAACATTAAATCTATCCGAAATAGTTAATCAGCAGGGAAACTTTCCCTGGCAGTGGAATATAGTTGTTCAACCGTTAGCATTTGTAATCTTCTTTGTAGCATCACTTGCAGAGATGAACAGAGTGCCTTTTGACCTTCCAGAAGGTGAAAGTGAATTAACCGCAGGTTACAATACAGAGTACGGCGGCATGGGATTCGGCCTTTTTGTTCTTGCAGAATACACTCACGTTGTAGTTGCATCTTCTGTAATGACCGCTCTCTTCTTGGGCGGATGGAAAGGTCCATTCCTTCCGGGTATATGGTGGTTTCTCTTAAAGATGTATCTACTCTGTTTCATTATTATCTGGATAAGATGGGCATATCCAAGAGTTAGATTTGACCAGCTTCTTAACCTGAGCTGGAAATATCTTATTCCAGCAGGCATAATAAACCTTCTTGCAACGGCATTTTTAGTAAAACTTTTCTAAAACTGGAGAGGAAAAAGTGGCTCTGGCACAAAATATAAAAGAATTTATAAAAGGTATTAAAAGCCTCTTCGTAGGTATGAAAATAACAGGTGAATATCTTGTTAAACCAAAGATAACCGTAAACTATCCATGGGAAACGGTAGGCAAAGAAGGGCTTGAAGGTTTTAGAATGGTAATCAAGCTCGTTCCTGTTCCCCCTAACGGCAATAAACATAAATGTGTTGCCTGTGGAATGTGTGCAAGGAGCTGTCCTTCTAACTGTATAAAGCTTGATGTAAAACAAACTGTTGAAGAAGTGGAACTACCAGATGGTAAAAAGAAAAAGAAGGTCAACAGAAAACTTCAAGGATTTTACGTCGACTTTTCTCTATGCAGTCTATGTGGATTATGTGTTGAATCATGTCCAACCAAAACACTCCAGTTTTCTAATTACCCTTATATTGTAGGAACGAGTAGAGACGATTTTGTTTACAACATTCTTGAAGATTTCAAGAAAAGATACGGAGAGGAAAAATGACAGATCAACTTGCTGGATACATAGCTTTTGGAATTTATATACTTATAATCCTGGCTGGCGGTGCGCTTGCGATATTCAGTAAGAACCTTATAAGGTCTTTAGTAGGACTTATTGTAACTCTATTTGGGGTGGCCGGAATGTATCTACTTATGGCAGCCCCCTTCATGGCATTAATGCAGATAATGATCTATGTTGGTGCTGTCAGCGTCTTGATGTTCTTTGCGATAATGCTTACCAGAACAGATTGTGAAGCCAATTTAAGCATCAAGAGGCTTCTTAAAAGTGTAATTTCGGCAGGTATAGCTACTGTAACAATGGTTTTAACAATCGCAAGAAGCAGGATAAACTATACACTTCCACAGGAAGTTAATATAAAAATTTTAGGAAAGGCTCTTTTGACAACATACATGCTTCCTTTCGAACTTATCTCTATAGTCCTTTTCGTAGCTATGGCAGGTGCTGTAGCTCTCGGATTTGAGAGAAGGAGGGGAAAAGAATGATTCTCTCACCACTTACACTCTTTCAATTTACAGGGGCACTACTGTTTTTCATAGGTGCCACATGTATGATATTTAAAAGAACATTTATAGGCATGCTAATCGGAGTTGAGATAATGCTAAATGGTGCCGGACTTTCTCTTGTCGCAGCTTCTCAATTGACTACTGCAGACAGCGCTACAGGACAGATAGGCGCACTACTCATAATGGGCCTTGCAGCTGCAGAAGCAACTCTTGTTCTTGCAATAGCTCTGGTGGTATACAGAAGATTTAAAACCGTTGAATCTGAAAAAGTAGCAACGTTGAGAGGTTAAAGAATGAAAGAATTTGTAGTCAGCGCTCAAATGGCGATTCCATTAATCCT
This window of the Desulfurobacterium indicum genome carries:
- the nuoH gene encoding NADH-quinone oxidoreductase subunit NuoH; translation: MSGIIGTPLFKIIVGLVTVLMFIGLNAILLGYGERKISGFIQRRLGPYAVGPHGIFQMMVDMVKLMTKQLVTPKQADKYLYWAAPLIAFMAVPVLFIAIPFSPTFTVLDVNLGIVLILAFAGLNVLALCIGGWGSNNKWSLLGAARSVSQFIAFEVPILLVALAIAMMTGTLNLSEIVNQQGNFPWQWNIVVQPLAFVIFFVASLAEMNRVPFDLPEGESELTAGYNTEYGGMGFGLFVLAEYTHVVVASSVMTALFLGGWKGPFLPGIWWFLLKMYLLCFIIIWIRWAYPRVRFDQLLNLSWKYLIPAGIINLLATAFLVKLF
- a CDS encoding 4Fe-4S binding protein — encoded protein: MALAQNIKEFIKGIKSLFVGMKITGEYLVKPKITVNYPWETVGKEGLEGFRMVIKLVPVPPNGNKHKCVACGMCARSCPSNCIKLDVKQTVEEVELPDGKKKKKVNRKLQGFYVDFSLCSLCGLCVESCPTKTLQFSNYPYIVGTSRDDFVYNILEDFKKRYGEEK
- a CDS encoding NADH-quinone oxidoreductase subunit J family protein → MTDQLAGYIAFGIYILIILAGGALAIFSKNLIRSLVGLIVTLFGVAGMYLLMAAPFMALMQIMIYVGAVSVLMFFAIMLTRTDCEANLSIKRLLKSVISAGIATVTMVLTIARSRINYTLPQEVNIKILGKALLTTYMLPFELISIVLFVAMAGAVALGFERRRGKE
- the nuoK gene encoding NADH-quinone oxidoreductase subunit NuoK, whose translation is MILSPLTLFQFTGALLFFIGATCMIFKRTFIGMLIGVEIMLNGAGLSLVAASQLTTADSATGQIGALLIMGLAAAEATLVLAIALVVYRRFKTVESEKVATLRG